The Leclercia adecarboxylata region TCCAGCAGGGCAATCACGTCCTGGCCCAGGGTGGCGAGCGTGACGCCCGCGTCCGGCAGCGGCGAGCGGCCGTGGCCGCGGGTGTTGTAGCGCAGTACGCGAAAATGGCGGGTAAAGTCGGCCATCTGCCCCTCCCACATCTGCCAGGTGGTGCCCAGCGAGTTGGAGAGCACCAGCAGCGGCGCCGCGTCCGGTCCGTCGAGGCGATATTCCAGATCCATTCACGCCTCCTCGGTTTCAGCGTTAAGGGCGAAGGTCAGCGCCACCGGGGTGACGGACTGGAGATACTCCGCCGTCACGTCGCCAAAGAGTTCACGCACCAGGATGCCGTCCGCCGTGATATCCATCACCGCCATGTCGGTGTAGATCCGGTCGATGCAGGCCATGCCGGTCAACGGATAGGTGCAGGCCTTGACGATCTTGCACTCCCCCTGACGGGTCAGATGTTCGGTCATCACATAGACGCGCTTCGCGCCGATCGCCAGATCCATCGCCCCGCCGACCGCCGGGATCGATGCAGGTTCCCCGGTGCTCCAGTTCGCCAGGTCCCCGCGCTCCGACACCTGATAGGCCCCCAAAACGCAGATATCCAGGTGGCCGCCGCGCATCATGGTGAACGAGTCGCCGTGGTGGAAATAGCAGCCGCCTGCCAGCAGCGTCACCGGCTGTTTTCCGGCGTTAATCAGCTCGGGATCCTCTTCTCCTGGCGCAGGTGCCGGGCCCATGCCGAGGATGCCGTTTTCGCTGTGCAGGAAGATCTCGCGATCGGCGGGCAGATAGTTGGCAATCCGGGTCGGCAGGCCGATCCCGAGGTTCACGTACGCCCCTTCCGGAATGTCCCGGGCGATGCGTTCAGCCAGCTGTTGGTGGGTCAGTTTATTCACGGGTTCTCCTTATGCGGTCTGCGGCAGGCGTTGCGGCGCAACCGTCACCACGCGCTGGACAAAAATTCCCGGCGTGACCACCGCCTCCGGGTCAAGCTCGCCGAGGTTCACCGTCTCGCTCACCTGCGCAATGGTGCAGCTGGCGGCGGCGGCCATGATCGGCCCGAAGTTGCGCCCGGTTTTGTCATAAACCAGGTTGCCCCAGCGGTCGGCCTTCAGGGCTTTAATCAGGGCGAAATCGGCTTTCAACGGGTACTCCAGCACGTAATCCTTGCCGTCGATGTGCCGGGTCTCTTTGCCCGCCGCCAGCTCGGTGCCAAAACCGGTGGGGGTGAAGATCGCCCCCAGCCCGCTGCCGCCCGCCTGAATGCGTGCCGCGAGGTTGCCCTGCGGGACCAGCTCCAGCTCCACTTCGCCACGACGGTAGAGGTCGTCAAACACCCAGGAGTCGGTCTGGCGCGGAAAGGAGCAGATCACCTTTTTCACGCACCCGGCCTTCAGCAGCGCCGCCAGGCCATAGTCGCCGTTCCCGGCGTTGTTGCTGATCAGGGTCAGATCCCGTGGTCTGCGGCGGATCAGGGCATCCAGCAGCTCGGCAGGCTGTCCGGCCGCGCCGAAGCCGCCCACCATCACCACCGCGCCGTCAAACATGTCCGCCACGGCGGCATCGGTGGCGGCAATCCGTTTATCAATCATTTGCTTACCTCGTTGTTATTCGTTGAGGGCAGGCTGCGCAGGGCGATCCACGCCAGCAGCGCATAGGCCATCAGCAGCAGGGAGACCGGCCAGGAGGCGTCAAAGTGCATCAGCAGCGCCACCGCCAGCATCGGCCCCAGACCGCCGGAGAAGATCGAGCCCACCTCATGCCCCAGCGCCAGGCCGGAGTAGCGCACGCGCACCGGGAACAGATCGCTCATGATGCAGGGCTGGGTGCCGATCATCGCCCCGTGGCAGAACGGCAGGCCGAGCAGCATCGCCAGCATGATCCAGCCGTAGTCGCCGGTAGAGAGCAGCCAGAAGAACGGGAAGGCCATCACCAGCAGGCCAATGACGCCGATGTAGTAAACCGGCTTCAGGCCGATGCGATCCGAGAGCGCGCCCCAGAACAGGATCGAGAAGAACTCCACCAGCATCGCCAGGGTCACGGCACTGATGATCTCCCCGGTGCCGATGCCAATGTGCTTCGCGTAGACCACCGAGAAAGTGAAGAAGATATAGGAGGCGCCGTTCTCCGGCAGGCGCAGGGCGATGGCCTGCAACAGCGCTTTCGGGTGCTCGCGCACCAGCACCATCAGCGGGATCTTCTCGTGTTTTTCTTCGGGCTTCGCCTGGGTAAAGGCCTTGCTCTCCCGGATGTTTTTGCGGATATAGACCCCGACCAGGAAGATGACGATGCTCAGCAGGAACGGCACGCGCCAGCCCCAGCTCATCAGCTCCTCTTCCGGCAGCTTTTGCACCAGATAGAAGGCAAACGCCGAGAGCACAAACCCGCCGGAGACCCCCATCTGACTCCAGGCGGTAAAGAAACCGCGACGGGATGCGGGCGCGTTCTCGCTCAGCATCAGCACCCCACCGCCCCACTCGCCGCCGGACGCCACACCCTGTAAAAAGCGCAGGGTGATAAGCGAGATCGGCGCCCAGATGCCGATCTGCGCGTAGGTTGGCAGCAGGCCGATGATGAAGGTGGTGGCTCCCATCAGGGTCAGGGTCATGATCAGCGTCATCTTGCGGCTGTAGCGATCCCCGATATGGCCGAAGACGATCCCGCCCAGCGGCCGGGCGAGGAAGCCCACCGCAAAGCCGGAGAAGGCCAGCAGCGTCCCCTGCATCGGGTCGCCGCCCACCGGGAAGAACAGCGGGCCAAACACCAGCGCCGCGGCGGTGCCGTACAGGAAGAAGTCATACCATTCCAGCGCATTCCCCAGCACCGAGGCGAACACCAGCTTGCGCATCTGTCCGGCATCCTGCGGTTGTACTGCCGAAGCGGGGGTGTTTTCAGTCACGACATTGCTCATCAGCGTTACCCTTATGGTTGGTTTTACGCTTCCACGTCATGCCCTATGGCATGGTAGCGACGGTTGAAGTAGACCAGCCCGCGCGGCGTCTCGCTGATGCGTATCGCCTGCACCTGGCAGTAGAACACCGTGTGGCTACCCACTTCATGGCAGGTGTCGATCAGACAGTCGAAGCTGGCGACGGACGAGCTCAGCACCGGCGCGCCGCTGGCCATCACCTGCCAGGCGTCATAGGCGAAACGCTGCTCGGAGCGCAGGCTGGCGTTGGCGAAAACCCCGGAGAGATCCTGGTGATCGCTGGAGAGCACGTTGACGCACAGGGCCCGGTTCTGTTTGAAGTGTTCGTTGGCATAGGAGTTGCGGTTCATGCAGACCAGCAGCGTCGGCGGCGAGTCCGTGACGCTGCAGACGGCTGAGGCGGTAAAACCAAACTTGCCCGCCGGGCCGTCGGTGGTGATCACGGAGACCGCACTCCCCAGTTGCGCCATGGCATTACGAAATTCGGTTTGCAGTGTCATAAGGTATTCCTCACAGATCGATCACTAAGCGGGCGCTTTTTGCCCGGGAACAACACAACAGAATCTGGTCGCCGTCGGCTTTCTCTTCGTCGGTCAGGTAGCTGTCCCGGTGGTCCGGCTCGCCTTCCAGCACGTCGGTCAGGCAGCTGCCGCAAATCCCCTGCTTGCAGGAGACGCAGACCTTCAGCCCGGCCAGTGCCAGCGCCTCGACGATGCTCTGGTTCTCCAGCACCTGCACGGTGATGCCGCTGGCGGCGGCGAACACTTCGAAGGCCGCCCCGCCGGTGACCACGTCGGCGCTGAAGCACTCCTGATGCACCTGCTCCGGGCGATAACCGAGGCGGGTCGCCTCGTCGCTGACCGCATCCATCAGCCGCGCCGGGCCGCAGGTGTATACGTGAGTGTTGGCCGGGACGTCACTCAGCACGGCCGCCAGGTTCAGGCGCTGACTGTCGCTGAAGTGCAGATGAACGCGGTCGGCCCAGGCCGCCTGTTCCAGCTGAGAAATAAACACCGCCTGTTCCCGCGTCCGGGCACAGTAGTGCAGGCTGAACGAGCGCCCGCTGGCATGCAGTTCGGCGGCCATCGCCAGCATCGGGGTGATGCCGATCCCGCCGCCAATCAGCAGGCAGTGGCTGGCGGACGCCTCCAGCGCAAACAGGTTGCGCGGATCGCTGACCTGAATGCGATCGCCAACGTTCAGGGCGTGGGCGGCAAGAGAGCCCCCCTGGCTTTTACTCTCTTTCAGAATACCGAGCTGGTAGTGGCGGCGATCTTTCGGGTCGCCGCACAGGGAGTACGGACGCACCAGGTCTTCTGCCAGATGCAGATCGATATGCGCCCCCGCGCTGAAGGGCGGGAGGTCGATACCGTCAGAATGCGCCAGCGTCAGCAGGACCACCTCGCCCTGCAACTCCCGCCTGATAACCTGTAATGTCAGCATGTCGACTCCTTAACGCATAAACAGGCCGCCGTTGATGTCCCAGGTCGCCCCGGTGACAAACGACGCCTGCTCTGATGCCAGCAAGGCCACGGCCTGTGCGACAAACTCTGCCTCACCTAACTTGCCCACCGGGATCATCGCCAGCAGCCCGGCCATCTTCTCTTCCGGTACCAGGGCGTGAACCATCGGCAGATCCATCGGACCCGGGGCAATGGCATTGACCGTCACGCCGGATTTGCTCAGCTCGCGGGCAAAGACTTTGGTGAGGGTCAGGATGCCGCCCTTTGAGGCGGCGTAGTGGGCCCCGGAGGCGGTACCGCCGTTCTGCCCGGCCAGTGACGCCAGGTTGATGATACGGCCGTAGCCTTTCCCCGCGAAGTAGCGCCCCATGGTCTGGCAGCCGACAAAGGTGCCGCGCAGGTTGGTGGCGATCACCCGGTCGAACTCGTCGACGTCAATCTCCATCACCGGGGTGGCGAGGGTCAGCGCGGCGTTGTTCACCAGCACCTCCAGGCTGCCGAAACGCTCGAGGGTGGCTGCCAGCGCTTTGGCAAAATCCTGCGGCTGGCGGATATCCAGCCCCAGCGCCAGGACTCTGCCCTGCCCGTCATCCAGGCGATCCGCCGCCTGCTGCGCCCGGGCGGCATCGACGTCGGTCAGCACCACCTGATAACCCTGCGCCAGCAGGTGGGCGGCAATCACGTTGCCGAGACCGGCGGCGGCGCCGGTCACTAATGCGGTTTGCGTCATGGGGGGCTCCTCAGAGGATGTAGCCGATGCTGTGCAGCACATCGTCGCTGTTGACCAGGCGGATCACCTTCTGGGTAATCAGCAACGTGCCGTCCTGCGGCGTCAGGTGCCAGGTGATGTCCGCCGCGTAGTGGCGGCTGTGCCCCTTGCGGTGCTCCCACAGGGACTGCGCCCCGCGCACCACAATCAGATCCTCGCTGGACGACAGCAGACGGAAGCGCGACAGGGTACGCAGCGTTCTGGCCCGCGGCGTGGTGGAGATCGACTCCCCGCTGTAAAGGCGCTTCACCCGGCGCTCGCGCATGTGGTGATCGTCGCAGGCGTAGTTAAGGGTATTTTTAAAATCGGTTTCGTTCGGGTCGATGGGCACCACGTACAGGCCGTCGCGCTGCCACAGATCCAGCCAGGCGTTGAACTCGCCCTGGTCCAGCAGATCGCCTTCGAGGTTGATTACGGACATGGCCGCAAACAGGACAGAATCTGAGGTCATCATTTTTCGCTCTCCGTCATCAATTTCTTCCACTGCTGATAGGCTGCACGCATGCCGGTTTCGGCGCTGACGTCGCTGCGCAGGCCATCGTCGGTGCGGTACTCTCCGGCGAGTCCCCGGTTGAGCATGATCCACAGGTCGTCCCCTGCGGTGGCCCCGCGCTGAACGCGCTCCCAGGCTTCGGAGTCATCCGGGGTGCCAAAGCCCATCGGCCCCTGGAAGTGTTCGTGCAGACGCAGGCGCGCCTGGTTGGCAATCTCCGGCCCGCCGTCCATGGTGATCACCGCGTGGTGAATTTCGGTTTCCATTACGGAGATGGGCTGCAAAACGCGGAAGAAGGCCATGGAACAGGCGATGTTCGGGAACAGGTTGAGGTTGAAGCCGGAGCCGCCCACCGCGCGCACGATGCGGCGCACCTGATCTTCGTCGTGCTCTTTGCGCAGTTCGTCTGCCAGCCCGACGAAGCGCTCCGGGATCGGCGCGTCGAGGTTAGCATCCAGATCCACCAGCTCGGGGATCATCACCATCACGCTGTGGCCATTGCCGAGATCTTCCACGTAGCCGCTGCCGTCCACGAAGTTGAGCATCTCTTCGGTCTGCTTATCGACGGAGCTCAGGAAGGAGCGGTGCACCACCGGGAAGTGGTAGCCGTCGGTGGTGTTCTCCAGCTGAATTTTCCAGTTGCCCGGGAAGCGGAAGCGGTGCGCAGGCCCGGTCTTGATCGGGTAGCCCGCTCCCTGCTTCATAAACAGATCCATCCACTTCTTCGCCGCGCCGAGGAAATCCTCCAGGGGTTCGATCGCCTCGTTAAAGGTGGCGAAGACCATCCCGGCATACTGTTCGGTACGCAGCGATACCAGCCCCAGCTCGTTTTTCTCCAGCCTGTCGGCATAGCTTTCCGGATGCGGCACGCCGCGCAGGCTGCCGTCGAGGGCGTAGCCCCAGCCGTGATACGGGCAGACAAAGCTGTTGGTCTTGCCGCTGCGGTGTTCGCAGACGGTGGCCGCGCGGTGGCGGCAGCGGTTCAGCAGGGTGTGAATGGCGCCTTTACGGTCGCGCACCACAATCACCGGCTGGGTGCCAATTTCGGTGGTTTTGAAGCTGCCGGTCTCCGGGATCTCGCTGACGTGCGCGACCCAGACCCAGGTTTTGCTGAAAATACGCTCCAGTTCGAGCTGGAAGAGTGCGTCTGAGGTGTAGAGCGACGTGTGGACGCGGTCATGTTTTACCAGGCTCGCAATCTCTTCCCTGCCCGGAACCGTCTGCGCCGTGGTATCGATATTCTTGACATTGATGAGGTGGTCACACTGCATAATCTTTCTCCTGCTGGCGGTCGGGGTTCTAGTTTTTGTCAGGGACAGGTAACGCATCCGCCGCATGCCAGTGGCTCACCGGCCGGCTGAACAGGTTGCGGGTGGTGAAACGGTGCATGGTCATTTCACCCGCCTCGCGACGGAAAATAATCTGCAGCTCGGCGGCATTCAGATGCGCTCCCCCGGCGGTAAAGGCGGAGGTTTGCAGCATCTGCCAGCGGCCATGCAGCTCGCCGTCGGCATCGTAATAGAGGGCTTCGGAGCACAAAAAATGGCCGTTCAGGGCGAAGTGCGCGGGGGTGCGGACGTAGCCCGCCATCATCGCTTCGATTGCCGCCCGCCCCTGGTGTCTACCCAGCCGGGTGGCATAAGGCTCACCCAGCCCTTCCCAGCAGGCGTCTGCGCTGAACAGGGCCCCGATGGCCTGCACCGTCGCCATGTCGTCCAGCCGATCGCACAGCCGCATGTAGGTGCTGATGCAGACCCGGGCTGCCTGCTGATCTTCAAGCTGCTGTAAACGCAGAGCATCCTGTGGGCTCATGACTGACTCCGTTACTGAATAATCAGTTCGCGACCGACGCGGGCTTCGATCTTGCAGTACTTCCACAGCTTGCTGTCGCCGTCGCCCACCGGGGTGGTGCGGAACAGGTTGCAGGCGGCTACCACGCTGTCGAGGGTGTCGGCATCGGCCAGCACGTAGGTGGTCCAGGGCGAGGTGGTGGACGGGCCGACCATCAGGCGGTCATCGTCCATGTTGCCGATAACACGAATGCCCTGGGTTTCGTCGATGCCCTTCATCATCACGCCGAACGCGGCCCACACCTGTTTAGCTTCCGCCGGGGTGGCGTCAAAGAAGTTCTGGTTCACGCCGATGCAAAACAGCACGCGTAAGGTTGTTGTCTGACTCATCTGTTGCTCCTTTGGTAAAAATTACAAATAACCCGGCAGAGGCTGGCCACCGAAATAGACCGTACCGGCGTTGAGATAAGAGAGATCGCCCATGAAGGCGTGCTGGGTGATCACCATGGTGTCGCGCACGTAGCGTTGCAGCGGGCTTTTCATGGTGATGCCGCCCATGCCGTTCAGCGCCAGCGCCTGACGGGTGACCTCGGCGGCCACGCGGGTGACATGGGTGGACGACAGACGCAGGGCGTTGATCTGCCCGCAGGCCGGTTCATCCCCGGCGAGGATGCACTGCCATACGTCGTCGATGGCGTCATAGAACCAGGCCCGGGCGGAGCGCAGATCCGCTTCGCAGCGGGCAATCTGCATCTGCGCCTGGGGACGGTCGGCGAGGCGCGGCGCGCCGGTCACCGACTGCTGGCGATGGGCAATGGCATAGATTTCATTGAGGGCGGCGCGGGCGACGCCGAGGGCCACCACCGACAGCACCTGGGTCGCCAGCGACAGCACCGGGTAGCGGTAGAGCGCCCCGTCCAGGTTAAGCGTCCCGCCGCGAACGAAGGTCCATTCCCGGGGCACAAAGGCGTCGTTCACCACCAGATCGTGGCTGCCGGTCCCGGCCAGGCCAACGGTGTTCCACACCGGGTCGATCTGCACGCTTTCACGCGGCAACACCGCCATGCGCGGGAGGGGTTCACCGCTCTCCGGCAGGATGCCGACGCCAAACACCGAGGCCCCCATGCTGCCGCTGGCAAAGCCCCAGCGGCCGGAGACGCGGTAGCCGCCGTCCGCCAGCACCGCTTTCTGCGGCGGGAAGATGCCACCGGCAAAGACCACGTCCGGACCGTCGCGGTAGAGCTCTTTTAAGGTCTCCGGGGGCAGCGCCCCGAGATAGAACGGGCTCATGCCGAAGCTGGCGACCCAGCCTGCGGAGCCATCGGCGGTGGCAATCTGCTCGATCAGCTCACAGAACTGCGCCGGGGAACACTCCTCGCCGCCGTAAATTTTTGGGACTAATGCGCGATAGACGCCAATCTGCTTAAAGCGGGCGATGATGTCGTCAGAGATATGGCGCTGTTGCTCAAAATCGGCGCTGCGGGTGGCGACTTCATTCAGCAGTGGAACGAGTTCCTCACGAACATGAACGGCAGACATAGCTTCCTCCCAAAAGAGTGTGCGGCCCGCAGAGAGACGAGTGCTGCCGCAATGAGTGGTACTCACTGAGTTATTGTTAAAACTGAAGGGTGAAACGGGATGGTTAGCGGCGTCGTCGTCCGGACAACCACTCAGCCGCCTGGACCAGCAGCCCCTCCTGCCCTTTGGCCGCGACGAGCTGCAGCGCCACCGGGCGTCCGTTGAGGGTGCCCGCGGGCAGGGTCAGCGCCGGATGGCCGCTGAGGTTAAAGGGACGCACCAGCCGGGTGAGGTTCACCACGGTCAGCGGATCTTTCGCCTCGTCCAGCGTGGGCGGCAGTTCGGGCAGGGTAGCCAGCGCCAGCAGCGGGGTCTTTGCCAGTTGGGCATCTACCTGGGCGGTAAACGCCTGGCGGATCGCTTCTGCGGCGGTCAGGGCACCGGCATCGATATCGGCCCCGGCGCGGATGCGGGTGGCGACATCGGCAGAGACCCGCTCATCGCTCAGAAGCGGGTTAAACGCCTGCCAGTTTTCGTGGCTGATGAGGGTCAGCCCGGCGCGATGGGCATCGCCCAGCAGCGGGAGTTCAATCTGATGCGGCCGCAGATCGGCCTGGGCTAAGAAATCCAGCAGCAGCGCGTCGATATCGCTTAGCGCCGCCGGGATAAAACCGATGGCGGGCAACTCCTGCAGCGGGGCGTCAACCGGCAGCGCCAGTCGGATCAGCACATCGCGCAGGACGTCGGCACGGCGGGCGAAAATCCCCACGCAGTCCAGCGAACTCTGGGCGGGCATCACCCCTTTCCGGCTGAGGCGGCCATAGGTCGGCTTTAAGCCGAGGATGCCGCAGCAGGCGGCAGGCATGCGCACCGAGCCGCCGGTGTCGGTGCCAAGCGCAAAATCGACCTCGCCGGAAGCCACTACCCCGGCAGAGCCGCTGGAGGAGCCGCCGGGGATCAGGTCGGGAAATAGCGGGTTCACCGGCGTGCCGCCCCAGGAGTTGATCCCGGTAACGCCAAACGCCAGCTCATGCAGGGCCGTTTTTCCGGTCAGGACGCAGTGCTGCCCGAGAAGGGTCTTAACCACGTCGGCATGTTCAACAGCCGCCGGGTTAGCCGCCAGCGCCGGGCAGCCGGCACGGGTGGGAAAGCCTGCGATGTCGAGGGTGTCTTTCACCGCGAAGCGAAGGTCGCCCTCACCGAGGGTGAACTGCGCGACGTAACCATTGCTCTCAGTAACTGGCTGCATAATTCGCACCTTAACCAGAAAAAACGAATCATATTCGGCCGGGGCAGTCTTCGCTGCGGTTCGACCCACGTTGCTTCAGGTCAATCATGGAATATTTAGATGAATATTCAAGTAATATTTCACGTTAATTTTACGAAAAAATAACACTGAAACATTTTGTTAACACATGTGGATAAGTGGGTCAGGACAATGAAAAATAACAATAAACCCTGAGCAGGAAGGAAAAAAAAGCCGCCCTGTTTACCCGGACGGCTTTTTAAATAAATTCTTTATTTACAGACTGTTATAACAAATATCTACGCCGGTCACAAAACCGCAATTCTCCCGGCACTGGCTTCAGAGCTCGTTGAGATTGTCGAGCACCTTTGAAAGGGAGAGGTTCATTTTTTCCCTCTGGGCGGCCGTCATTCCCTTGAAACCCTTCTCGAAAACCTTGCTGGTCAGACGGTGGGCTTCAGTCACTTTTTCGCGTCCGGCATCGGTAAGCATCACCTCGGTGACCCTGGCATCCTGCATGCTGCTGGCGGTGGTCACCAGGCCGTCATCGCGCAAACGACCGACGATTTTGGTGACGGTGGGCATTTTGGCCATTGCATATTCGGAGATCTGCGAGATGCTGGCCTTACCGTACTGCTCGGTAATCATCAGCACCCGAAAGCGGGACACATCGAGCTGCACCTTTTTCAGTGTGATTTCCATGACTTGCGTGTAGCGCGCATAGACGTTGACGATCCAGTAGAACGGGAACTCTTCGCGGTGAAAGGTGGGGCCGGTGTCTGACGATGTGTTCGTTTGACTCATGAAATGACGTTCCAGAAGTGATGCAATGGCTGCAATTATACCCGCTATTTACCGCCCGCTATAGCCCGATCGCACCCTGCCCCTGGCTGTTAACAAATCTCTGCGCCGCAAAAGCCGATCGATATCGCATTATGATTCGAAAACGCTACGTGATTAACATTTGCGTATCATTTTTTGAACATAATATTGACGTTCATATCTGCGGTTTCCTATACGTTAGCGCACGTGTTCAGGTTGCACGAAATAACAACAATACCTCTAACCGCCATGTGGAGCATTTCATGAACGACAGCCCATCGATGGAACAGACACGTGCCAACGTGCTGGCTCCGCCTTCGTCTGCTGACGGCACGCTCGATCCGCGTCAACAGCGAGTGATCAAAAAGTTATTCCGCAGACTCATCACTTTTTTGTTCATTCTGTTCGTCTTCTCGTATCTGGATCGCATCAACATCGGCTTTGCCGGTCTGACGATGGGCAAGGATCTGGGCCTGACCAGCACCATGTTTGGCCTGGCGACAACGCTGTTTTATGTGATGTACGTCATCTGTGGCATCCCCAGCAACGTGATGCTGAGCGTGGTGGGCGCCCGCCGCTGGATTGCTATTCTGATGGTGGTGTGGGGGATTGCGTCCACGGCCACGATGTTCGCTACCGGCCCTAACAGCCTGTACGTGCTGCGCATGCTGGTGGGGATTGCCGAAGCGGGCTTCCTGCCGGGGCTGCTGCTGTATTTAACCTTCTGGTTCCCGGCGCACTACCGCGCCCGGGCCAACGCCCTGTTTATGATTGCCATGCCGGTGACGATGGCACTGGGATCGCTGGCTTCCGGGTACATTCTCAACCTCGACGGGGTGATGAACCTGAAGGGCTGGCAGTGGCTGTTCCTGCTGGAAGGCTTCCCGTCGGTAATTCTGGGCTTTGTGGTCTGGTTCTGGCTGGACGACAGCCCGGATAAAGCCCGCTGGCTGACCCAGGATGACAAGGCCTGTCTGAAGGAGATGCTGGAGGCG contains the following coding sequences:
- a CDS encoding MarR family winged helix-turn-helix transcriptional regulator, giving the protein MSQTNTSSDTGPTFHREEFPFYWIVNVYARYTQVMEITLKKVQLDVSRFRVLMITEQYGKASISQISEYAMAKMPTVTKIVGRLRDDGLVTTASSMQDARVTEVMLTDAGREKVTEAHRLTSKVFEKGFKGMTAAQREKMNLSLSKVLDNLNEL
- the hpaX gene encoding 4-hydroxyphenylacetate permease — encoded protein: MNDSPSMEQTRANVLAPPSSADGTLDPRQQRVIKKLFRRLITFLFILFVFSYLDRINIGFAGLTMGKDLGLTSTMFGLATTLFYVMYVICGIPSNVMLSVVGARRWIAILMVVWGIASTATMFATGPNSLYVLRMLVGIAEAGFLPGLLLYLTFWFPAHYRARANALFMIAMPVTMALGSLASGYILNLDGVMNLKGWQWLFLLEGFPSVILGFVVWFWLDDSPDKARWLTQDDKACLKEMLEADRLNAQSTQLREQAALAPQQRSVMRELFTPTIMLYTLAYFCLTNTLSALSVWTPLILRSISEESSNVTIGILSAIPQVCTIVAMVWWSKRSDKRNERKVHTLLPYLFAAAGWILTATSANPMLQFTGIVMASSGAFAAMVIFWTTPDRSISLRARALGIAVINATGMTGAALGPLLMGLMKDITGNFNAGIFMVAGFLVLGAAVIALIPMKHATKQAEALKGLPTNG